A stretch of DNA from Lycium ferocissimum isolate CSIRO_LF1 chromosome 4, AGI_CSIRO_Lferr_CH_V1, whole genome shotgun sequence:
CTTCAAGAAAAGCCAGGCGCCAAGAAGGAGGACGACAAGAAGGGGTCGAATCAACGCCGCTACGGAAGACATTGGGATGCGTTGTTGCTTATCGGTTGACGACCGATAGACTCTTGGGTGCTTGACTCGGAGCGTCCTTTCATACCACCCCACATCATGATATAATGACAAACTACGTGGTGGGAATCTCGGCAAAGTTTATTTAGCCGACGGAGAGCCGTAGACGTTGTTGGCACGGGAGACATTAATTTGAAGATGTCAAATGGATCCTCATGGAAGATTACAAAAGTTAGACATGTTCAAAGTCGATGCAAAACCCGATCTCGGTAGGGTCGACTTGATGATGAGGGATATGATCTCAATTTTGGTAATGGTTCTTGGAAGGTGGCGAAAGGTGCTATGGTAGTTGGCCGAGGAAAGAAGATTGGCACTCTCTACATGACGACTAGCTGTCGTGATACGTCATTCTTGTGGTTGACAACACAAGAAAACAGTTTGTGGCATTGTCGGTGGGACATATCGACGGAAAGGGGATGAAGCCGTTGGTGACAAATGGCTTAATTCGGAGGGCGAAGACGGTGGACCTTCATACGTGTGAGAGCCTGCATTCTCGGAAAACAAAAGCGAGTAAGCTTCTCAAATGCAGCGAGGAGTTGAAGGTCGAAAAGCTGGAATTGGTGCACACAGACGTGTGGGGACCTACCATGTTCCCTCTCTTGGAGGATCACACTACTACGTGACCTTCGTTGATGATTCGACCGGGAAGGTGTGggtttattttatgaaaaataaatccGATGTGTTTAGTGTATTCAAAAGATGGAAAGCCATGGTCGAGAATGAAACAAACCTCGAGTTGAAGTGTTTGAGGTCCGACAACGGCGGAGAATACATTGATGGTGATTTCAAACGGTATTGTGCGATAATGGAATCAAGATGATGAAGACTATTCCGGAACGCCGCAACAAAATGGAGTAGCGAAAGAATGAACCGAACGTTGAACGAGCGTGCTCGAGTATGAGAATACACTCGGATCGCCCCAAGACATTCGGGGCGGTGCGGTCAATACCGCGGCCTTCTTAATTAACCGAGGGACCGTCGGGGTTCCCTTGGATTTCGAATTCCGGAAGAAGTCCGGGTGGCGAAAGGTAAATCTTTCATTTCGAAAGTGTTCGTTAACGTTTATCATATGTTCATAATGATGATACGGCTAGAAGAAGCTTGATCCAAAATCAAAGAAGTGTTACTTTATTGGCTATGGTGACACCGAGCTTGGTTATCGATTTTGGGATGaacaaaatcggaagatcaTCCGAGGCGAGGAATGTTGTCTTCAATGAAGAGGTCTTGCGTACAAAGACAAGTTGCAAAAAATTCGGAATGTCGGGACAAGGAATCGGAAATAGTCGATTTGAGGGACTTTCCGACACACAGCCGCAGCCGATGTACGGCGAGGCGAGAGGAACAAATAATCCGAGAAGTGCGGTGAAAGTGCGGTCTCAAACAAATCAACGGACGCCGATCACAGAAGCTGCGTAGATCATCCGGGATCGGGGAAGCGGGATTCACGGTACTCTCCGTCCCTCAACTACATTTACCTTTCGATAGGGGTGAGCGGAATGTTATGAAGCAATGCAAGTCGATGAATCGACTAAGTGGGGCCCAGCGATGAAAAGATGAGATGGACTCCTATCGGCAAATCATACATGGGAATTAGCCGAATTGCCAAAGGATAAGAGGGCATTGCAAAACAAATGGGTTTATCGGATAAAGGAAGAACCCGATGGAAGAAGGCATTATAAAGCAAGGTGGTTGCAAAGGGATTTCGACGAAGAAAGAGGGCATCAAACGCTCACGAAGAATATGTGAGGAAAGTTATCAAAAAGTTCAACACGTGATGCCCAAGCCAAGACTCTCTTCGTCGGGAGACTTTCGGTTGTCAAAGGATCGGTCGTCGACAACCGAGGATGAGAAGAAACGGATGGACAAGATACCGGACATTGCACATGCGATTGGGAGTTGTCACCAGGATTTATGAGCAATCCGGAAAAGCAACACTGGGAGGCTGTGAAGTGGATATTCAGATAtctgaaaggtagctcgagtTCAGCTCTGTATTTCCGAAAATCGAAACAGGATTGCAAGGTTATGTTAATGCGACAACGGTGGTGATGTTGACAAGCGAAGCGTGTTCGGCCCGGTTGGCTGCACGAAGTATGAAACTAGGAAAGAGCTGTCGTATCGATCAAAGTGTgaagacaaattaaaattagtcTTCAAGTGGGAGATTTGTTGGGTCCATCCTTATTTTAGGGAAGAAAACACTTCCTTGTTTTGAGAAGAAAACACTTCCCTTGTTTTGAGGAAGAAAACATCTTCCTTGTCTTTGGCAAATTGTCAAGTGCTTGCTTAAGTCACTAATGACATCAATAGGTTCATCTCATACCTATAAATAGGAAGCTTTCTCATTTGCTAGATACACCAAATTGAAGAAGACAACACAtcccaaagagagaaaaatctaaGAGAAATACTTTCTTAGTGAAAGGCCCAAGTAAGAGAAGGTCTTTGAGAGAATTTTGTGTGGTAAAATTCTTGAGTGTCATTGGGATTGGGGTTGTGAGGTTGAgtgttgtaaacacttgtaatatttcttctttaataagatCTGCAGACAACGTGGACGTAGCTCTCACATTGAGGGTGAACCACTATAAACCGTGTgtgttatttattcttcgctTACACACACGGCGTAAGTAGGTTCTGTCTAAGGAGATTGGTATTTAAGTGGTCCAGCTGTGACCCTCCAATCTTTCCTGGGAATCTGCTTACAAAAGTcggatttgggattttaaatcCTAACAATAGGGACTGCCTTCTATTTCTCCTCCGTTTTTGGTTAGTTGGAGGCTGGTAATTGAGGAGATGGAATAATTGCTTTTGTCAAGAATAATAATATAGGGctctttattcttttggtgAATGCCTTAGTAAATATTGTAATTTTATTCATTACTCTATTGGGCACAATAATTTTATAGTCTATTTGTCTCAAGTTATATGGCGCTACTTTTATCTGGATTGTTATAGTTCTCGCATCATCactaaaaatttaataaaattccaaaattattttttgtgatATGAAAGCTACTAAACTTTACTCGTTCTAATGGTATAGTTAGAAAATTTCACCCACTTCACTATAACATTTACGTAACTATTTTAACGTGATAAAAATAGTATTACCTCCGTCCCTATTTATCTGAGGGTGTTTTACtggacacaaaatttaagaaagaaatgatttttaattttttaattttatggtCTTAACAAGTCAAAACAAATTTTTTGGCtagaaattatttcattaagttaaaactgaaattttagagttaaattattattaaatatagaaaacaGACATAAATTTTCTTGTGACtagaaattatttcattaagagaaaatgagaatattCGCGTTAAATTGTtgttaaatatataatttgtttttttttttttttgtactgacTAAAAAAATGTCATATAAGTTAGAACAAAGGGGGGACTAATTTAGTGTCATGGATAAAGTAACTCATTAAAATTTTAGCAAGTTTTTTGTTTGCAAaaacttttgagaaaaaaaagaacttcaaagtggtttttttttttttttttttaaggctaaACCAAGCAAAACTTAAAAGCTGAAAAGCTAATTATTTACGGACATTATGAgggtgtttggctaagcttataAGCTGATCAAACCTGCttataaattactttttaaCTTATTTACTCGTTTGGTAAAATTAAATGTGCTTATAAATCAAGTGCTTATACGctaaaataagttaaaatttATAAGTTGGTCATATTATcatttttcagcttataagcacttcaggtttgatcaagatttttacAATTCTATCcttaatattattttgtaattcctCAAATATCCCTACTGAAATTAAAACCCTAACCCTGTCCATAACTTCACTTCCTTACCTTTTTCATGACTTTTCTCAAAATTCAGTAACAACGCCGACTATCGTCATGAAATAATCTGAAGTACTTCCGCATAAAACACAATTGGATATGGATGATAAAGATATCAATTATAAATCAATCTTCTATCATCCTTATTACTTTATAAAGTTCATTTGCATGTGTTAAGTAAGAAGAATCGTGATTTGCATATTGAATTTCTAATGTTTTTATCGTAACTCTACTTCATCTTGATGGAATATTCGTAATTCCTCTTGGTGTCTATGaatttctctattttttatGTTCTCTATATAAACATTTCGTGTAGTATTTAAGTATGTTATTTAATGACTATTTTTGTCAAttagtaattattattatattttcgcttatcataacataatttatacttataaaaaaataattctaatCAATAATTATTTCGTATTTAGATTAATCTAAAATTTAAACTATTGTAAAATCACAACAGTTTAAGGGTATTTAAGtcattttaatataaaaaagtgCTTACCAGCATTTTTTAACCAAACGCTTGAGTTTCTTATTATCGGTTTCAGTACCTTATCCAAACACTGCTTATAATTTGTTacatcatcttcaccccttaaTGCTTAGGTGATAATGCTTATGAGTTATTTTAAATCAGCTAAGCTACGACGGGCTCCATACCATATCAGAGCGACGGGTTACAAATTTTACAATCCAATAAAGCAGTCTGGTTTTACTGTTGAAAAGATTGAGGGCAAAGGCGAAAAGCCAGTATAGGAGCATCTTCGAATATGAGAATTCTGCAAATCTTAACAAGAAAGCTCTCTTCAACTTTCTCATATCGTCAACTTCACTCCACCTCCAATCCGTACTTAATTTCTCCCCCTATCTCTTTAGTCTTTTTATAGTTTTATGAGAATTCATAATCTTCTATTTGATAATGCAGAGCGTCATTCGGCATTGCGTTCGACATTGACGGCGTTTTGCTCCGCGGCAGCAATCCTATCGGCGGCTCTCCTCGAGCTCTCAAACGCCTTTATGACGATGCCGGTGCGAGCACGACATCGTTTTGACTATTACATTTGGTTAACTGTTTGTTCTTATTTTATTGTTCCAATTGAAATTTTATTGATATTCGTAATCGTATAAGGTTTGATTTGTTACAAGAGGAAATGAGAATTATACTTAAGAATCTTAGAAGATAGAACTTAGGAATTCTAGTGGCCTGCATATTTTGCAAAGGTCGAGTTAACATTCTCTTTTTATGTATAATGTAAAATATTTACTGAATGTGGTGCGGTAGGTTGTCTAGATCACACGACCCTTCCCATACCGTGATAACGCAAGATGCTTTGTGCACCGCGCTGCGCTTTTTATGTACTGTATGTGGTAAAGCAAAGAAGTATAAACGAAAAATGTTCAACTTttgttttttacttttagcTCCCTTAGAAGAAAtcttagtactccctccggttcaaaaagagtgtccgcTTACACATTTGCACAATACTAACTCTTaggcaaaaataggtaatttgactaaaatgcccctaattaaataggtgtTGGGTTTtggtcacttaacacttaataagggcaaatatgaaaaagtaagattaattctttcttgatttggtgagtggacactctttttgaaccaaaaaataaaggctaagtggacaccctttttgaaccggagggagtaatatacaTGATCTTATGCAGCCTCAGGGTTGATGCAAGAGGGAATGAGAATGATGTTCCAGAATAAGCTATAGGCGCTCACtcatattttttgttgttacTCCTGAAATTAATATATTTTGCTTAACTATTGGTGTATTTGGCATGGCAGAAATGTTTGAAGAAGTATATTTCTtgataaaatcatttttcagtgcTTGGTTATCAAGAATTGTGGAAAATTTCCACCAAAATGGGGAAATTGATATGCACTGAAGTAATTTTTCTACACAAAATATCCGGTATTATATGCTTTACCAATATATGGACAATGCTATCAATCTGTAATACTCAAAAAACTATCACCCCAAACAcactcctttttctttcttgatatCGGACCAAAACAAGCAACCTCACACCTAGTTCTCTATCTTATGATCACCATATGTTAACCTTTTGACTCAACTAAACAGTGGAAAAAGATTCAGAAATTTATTACCCGATAAAACGTACTTTTCacagaaaacattttccatcatatagGACGCACCCTATAATAATCTGTTGAATTCTCCACTTACTTTGAAAACATGGAAAATGATTACGTCATAGTGTTTTCTGTAGTCTTTGAAGGACTTCATTTTCTCATTCTGATTGAGTTCTTCTGATGAGAAGTTGTCCTCTCCTTTGTGATGTTGTAACGTTACCATCTAAATACTGCTGACTCATACTTTTACAGGCTTGGAGCTATTTATTGGCACTTTCTGTTGGTAACCATGATTAGGGAGGTTAACTTTAGTAACTTTTGATTTGTGCAGGTATTTTGAAGGTTCCCTATGTATTCTTGACCAATGGTGAGTGGTTGATGTAACTGATTATTGTGCTTTCGTTCTCTAGCTACTTAAACTAACAGCTCCGTAAATGCAAGTATCTAAGTTAGACATCACAAGTTCCGGAATAGGACGGATCATGACATTTGAATAAATCCATATCAACACGTTAACTCGCTAAATTTACATCTTATACTATCTCTTTCGTGCCAGTAGGTGGTCTGCTTTGAGAACGTGCTGTCCTGTCTTATTTGTGATTAGTGATTACTAAGTGTTGCTTGAGGTTGAACATTTCCTGAAATAATATGAAAGCAGAAGAAGGTGTCAGGGGCATAGAACTGGGGTATATAAACATGTAGCGGCCTGTATCATTAACTGGGGTTTCACTGACCTATTCCAAACTATTATGCTTAACAGCAATATGTGGATGGTGAGTATCCTTGTTGAGTTGAGATAAGTTGGGAATTTTTAGGTGGTTGAAGTTGTTGATAACAATAtcccttaaataattgatgaTTCATAGGATTTTAGTTCTCTCCCAATAAAGATATTTTGCCGCTTCTATGAATGAATAAAACCCATTATCATCGGTTAGTATTTTGGTTCATAGTTCCATATGGAGATGGGTGCAGGGTTTACTTCAGAAAAATCTCTTCGATCAAGACATTCAAAGTCGATCAGCTTCCGTGCTGGTTTCACATTTACATTCCTTTTGTCTTGAGTTTCCACTTTTTATACCTAACAAAATTGAGTGTAATCAAAATGACATGCGCTTCTTATGTGTTCTATGCATCAGGTGAACATAAACTAGGTCTATCGatgaaattataaaagaaagaattaggTTTATCGATGGAGCTCTTTAATTGGATCTAATGATAGAGATTGAGTGAAAAATTATGCCAAATAGGTGGAGTGGCTTCTTTCACTTACTAGAATCACAGTAAATATTCATCCATCCTATACTAGTTCTCCTATCAAAGTAATTGATGTTTCCTTCTGTGACTCATGGAGACAACCTTATTGTGACCTACTGTTCTGAACCTTGGAGTAGTAGGCGTGAATTTTGAGAGCTTATTGCTTATCAGAAGAAAGAGGCTTGATGTGGTGTTTTATATTCCATAGGAGGTGGTGTTCCTGAATCTAAAAGAGCAAAGGAGTTGGGTGGATTGTTGGATGTCAATATCCTACCTTTACAGGTATACTATTTCGGAGAGACATAGTGTTGAAGTTTTATCTGATTAATTAGTGTTTTTGTCTTGATCATAATctgctcttcttcttcaacaatgGACCTTTCCATGAGTTGGTAGTCCTAGGATGTGCACTTGCTCCTTATCTTAAAGCCTTGTGTGTTTGATCTGCAGGTTATACAGGGGCATACACCATTCAAACAGTTGATGAGAAGGTAATCTTTCGTTTGTTAAATCTCGTACCCACTCTCCccattcaaatattaaaaaaaaaaaaaaaaaaaagaaaaacaattagTAGAAGAAAACAGATATCTCTACTTCTTTAGTGCGGGTGTACTTTATAAGAATGTCAGATATCTCTACTTCTTTAGTGCGGGTGTGCTTTATAAGAATGTAATGCAAGGATGTGCCTTCTTCTGAACTGGAACTAATAGCGATAAACTTTTGAAGCACCTAACAACATGTGAATTATCAGTATGTCAACACCGCATATTTTAAAGCAGGACATAGCTTAGTTATAGAAGTGCAAGCATGTCTTCAGTAAATTGACCACTTACAAATAATCACTGTAACAGTTTACAAAATGGTTATCTTgtttggaaaaagaaagaaaacaaaaagctTAGCAAATGGTTGTCCGTTTAATTGGTATTCAAGAACTGACTCTGAAAGTGGATGCAACATATTCTGCTGTCCCAAATTGGACATCCAGAAATATTTATCTCATCAATTATGAttacatgtattaattatatggaCTTGCTAAAGCTAAAAGTGCTGAAGTGTTGGTCAGTGCATCGTGTATGAGAAAAGAGAAGTGTTAGATACagacacaacaaccaaacttaAGAGCCCAGAGTGTAAGTGTGGGGTTCCATCAATGCCCTATAGATTTGCAGGATAGCACAGCAGGgttaaaagggaaaatatatGTGGAACTAGAGCAgtttatattaattaaaaatcaaGTTTGAAAGATCAAAATTTGCTTTGGTTGGCTTTAACAAGTTAAATCCATGTTAACAGATTTGAGAATGAGCTTGTTGTTGCTGTTGGAAAAGGAGAACCTGCTGAAGTGATGTCTGAATATGGTTTTAAGTAAGCTCCCTGGTTTTGCACCTTATGAATGTGGTTTAAAGTGCATTCTTCAGATGCTTAACAATTTCAACAGTGATATACTACTATGCTTTAAATTTCAGAAATGTTCTCTCCATAGATGAGTATGCATCTTATTTTGACAACATTGACCCATTGGCACAATACAAAAAATGGACAGACAAGCAGGACGTTAATCAGAATAACAAGTCTAAGCATATAGCTTTGAACAATGATCCGTGCTTACAGAGAGTGCAGGCAGTTTTTGTTGTTAGTGATTCTGTTGATTGGAGCAGGGACATCCAGGTACCCTTCTTTATAATCTAATAGGCTTAAGCTTGCATTTACCTGGAAGATTAAAGCTAAAGTTATATGTAAAGAAACAAAGATTGATCGACACTTCTATGCTTATTTTCCTCTTCatgctttctcttttttttcttatctcgtttttcttttcttttcttggtttGGGGTGGGGCTTAGGGTAGGCTCGTTGATGAATTTTTTCATGTAAGATAGCACTTGACATATAACATTGAATCTAGTGGATGTATCATTCAACTATTTCACCAGATGCCAGGTATATTTGGCTTGGTGGATTTCTATTAAGGAATTAGTGATTTGCAGGTACATTTGTTAACCAGATGTGTCCTTCAATATTTGACTAATAAACTTCTTTCTGATATTTTGCTTTTCATAATCTATCTTTCGCTTTGATTTGTGAAGTCTTATTTTACAGTCCCAGTCAGGTCCATCAAACTTCCATACATCTTGCTGttcctctttttcttgatttttgtgtGCATTTGCATGCATCTCCTTGTCTTACTACATGGAATTAATGTGCTCAAATTTGCTTTCACTCCCCCCATTGAAGTTTTGCAATTCTAACAAGAGAAGTCAATTTTAGGTTCTCTGTGACATTCTAAGGACTGGAGGGCTTCCAGGAAAAGAGATTGCACACCAGCCACCACTCTTT
This window harbors:
- the LOC132052811 gene encoding uncharacterized protein YKR070W-like isoform X1, coding for MRILQILTRKLSSTFSYRQLHSTSNPASFGIAFDIDGVLLRGSNPIGGSPRALKRLYDDAGILKVPYVFLTNGGGVPESKRAKELGGLLDVNILPLQVIQGHTPFKQLMRRFENELVVAVGKGEPAEVMSEYGFKNVLSIDEYASYFDNIDPLAQYKKWTDKQDVNQNNKSKHIALNNDPCLQRVQAVFVVSDSVDWSRDIQVLCDILRTGGLPGKEIAHQPPLFFANDDLAYQALFPSERLGMGAFRIALESVFNAVHPAVLKYTSYGKPNPFVFNNAETVLMQVLQSCHNNHQVDGRKQHFKTLYMIGDNPSVDIKGARQAGIPWFSILTRTGVFKGKENHDDFPADLVVDTVEEAVDYILNKECIS